A portion of the Desulfatiglans anilini DSM 4660 genome contains these proteins:
- a CDS encoding DUF2958 domain-containing protein: MTKQLEKRFAQVGSQEGKKDPLVIAKFFNPAGAGTWYATQYDPEGKAFFGYVSIFGDWNDEWGYFSLSELETFRGAFGLGIERDRYFTEKPISQVAPAAISSRL, encoded by the coding sequence ATGACCAAGCAATTGGAGAAACGTTTTGCCCAGGTAGGCAGTCAGGAGGGGAAAAAGGATCCGCTGGTGATCGCCAAGTTTTTCAATCCCGCCGGCGCCGGCACTTGGTACGCGACGCAATATGACCCCGAGGGGAAAGCGTTTTTCGGCTATGTGAGCATTTTCGGCGACTGGAACGACGAGTGGGGATATTTCAGTCTCAGCGAACTGGAAACCTTTCGGGGGGCTTTCGGGCTAGGGATTGAAAGAGACCGCTACTTCACTGAAAAACCGATCAGCCAAGTAGCGCCCGCGGCCATTTCAAGCCGCTTATAA